gtcattggctgctaatatgatttcgctatttagagtttgcaaataatactttaaagaaattatattgttaaggggaaagtctgaatgtgcaaatataaaaccagctttacctctaTCCCACCTGCAAGTaagattgttcatagtgtatttagcTAACGCTGGTCACCTGTGTGTACCGTTATGCAAATCTACCTGaacaaattaatgttaataatataagcTGTTCACGAAActcaactaataaaataaaatatatttttttaacaataaaacaatttattgctGTGACATCTAGTAAATACACTAAGTTTTATCATACTAGCATGTGTGGAAGTGTTTAAAACAAGTGTGTTACAACTGGCCCTGAGTTAGGTtctgccccgctctcccctattttaactgcatgtatttaattacttatttaattaacttcGGAAGACAACTCAGGCTCGCCGAAAACACTCTAGCTGCCTTTTCTCCGTCGAAAAACTCATACCGGAACTGGGTTTACACGTTGTTGACGTACTTCCGGTTTTTGCGTAAAAGGtctataacagggtgagaatgtggtgaaatctgaaaacgtggtaaaaatacgacgagggcttttctttttctggacagcttttgtaaactgttggcTGGGTtgagggaagtaagcgggtgggcgggtcaatcggtaaaattggttgggtttagggaaggaggagggtgggtcagccgattggccggttgcccagtcagtcattcagccagTTAGACAGACGGTTGgtccacagcggcctctagtgggtttacgtgagaacagcgggCGTGaccggcactcgcgagagacatttgagatatgaaaaagtgcacacagcgaacccgcgaaaacaaaaactgcagaaatacgtacctcctgggatgtatttcgcggtctccagaaacatatcTGTTTGTATATGTTTTCCCTACAataaaagtcagtggttacaggttttcaacattctttaaaatatcttcagaaggaagagtaaaaaaataaataaatgaaaaatactaatgttttgcttcttacactttctttacacacctgaaacttatgaagcacttattcattgttgctcttatagttgtgtaaattgcttccttgtcctcatttgtaagtcgctttggataaaagcatctgctaaatgactaaatgtaaatgtaagagtCAAAAAGAAACcatttgagggagagtaaacgtTCATTTTTGGGTCGACATCATCAACAAGTGTTTGTAGAAATCTGTTTTGTGAGGTTTGGAAATCCCGTATGTCACTCACGCTGCAGCATGATGAATCAAACAGCTGTGAGCTGATTAGATGAGCTGTGTTTATATGTGTTGTGTTGGCATGGCTGAACTCTTTATCAATGCACCATTTTACAACCATCTTATACAGCATACACTACCAGACAAGAGTCTTGTCGACTATAcatgttttaggaacagcaaataataactagacttctggttgatgatttggtatcagaagtgtctcatattaaaggcaaaggcctctagatttagcttatttgagcacaataaaacatgatcatgccttaattattaatgatttgattagcacagtaaggtctgactctgcttagactaaagtcttgaacagaaataatgtccagtatagagtataaagtcctgctgcagtggagacagaatgaatatggtgtctgactccatcatgagcttggaggactgcatccatacatctctgcactgactcaaatcactgattaataagaCAGACTGAAAGACAGCTTCATCCATCAGGCTGTCAGGAAGCTGAACTCTCTCCCAGCTCTGCTCCCCGCTCCCTCCCCACGCACCTCCTCCCCTCGCACCTCtggactctgacacacatacacacacacacacacacacacactcatctgcactggtcactttatgcagacacatatactacctcccaatatgtcactgtcactttatcacaattatcatgtttacaagttctttttgcactatactgttttttatctgcacaactctggtttactttgcactcattgctatatgcccttaatgtcactgtattgtttacaatttttattacatatgtatatttgttagaccacatttatgtgcaatgtatatactgtaaattttctttttttcttaaactctactattttttatatatatattttttatattaatgttaagcaccttgggtctgagagtaacgcaatttcgattctctgtatgtcttgtacatgtggctgaattgacaataaagctgactttgacttgactttgactaataaagtcatctggaatggagaAAGCGtttctgcaggactcccagagctcatcaggactctgtgttcatcttcaacgcctcctccttcgtgcttaataatgttcatgtctggtgactgggctggccaatcctggagcagcttgctctgctttcaggagctttgatgtggaggctgaagtatgaggagcgctgtcctgctggagaattgttcctctcctgtggtttgtaatgtaatgggcagcacaaatgtcttgatacctcaggctggtgatgttgcagatctctcacatgccctcatactgaatgtaaaccccaaaccatgatttctccttcaccaaacttgactgatttctgtgtgaatcttgGCTCAATGCGGGTTCccgtaggtcttctgcagtattgatgatgactgggatgcagatcaacagatgaatCAGCAGAAATATCCACCTTCTACCACTTTCccagatgatcaactagaagtctgtTATTTGCTGCTCTGGGATCGACCACAAGACTTTTtatttatcaggtagtgtacattcgCTTCGTTTATACAGTAAACCCCCTCAATCAGGGTAAACTCAGAGTACAGCAGGGTCTCTTTGGCCTTCTTAGGGGAGAATGTTACCTTGTAAATGTAGCGCACCACATCTGATGTCCTGCTGAAGACGTCTGGACTCACTTGAATGTGAGTTTTGACCACATCAGCCGGCTGCGTCAGAACCGAGGCCAGAACACCAGCCAGAACCCCACAGCTGAAGTTGGCCATCGGTGCGTAAGACGACTGGCTGATCTCTGAAACACAGAGATACAGTATATCAGCACATGTTACACAACGTTACACAATGACTTCCTGCTTGAGCCGGTCAGAATGACTGGACTGCTTGCTTATCTCTGTTATGAAGAAATCTCTAGAGCAATGATCCTGCTACTGTTATCTCAGCAGACCTCTCTAGACTGTACAAACATGAGATATAATATGACATACTCTTTTTTTATTGACTCTCTAACTTTATTTGCATTCTCACtataaaataacatttgactataaaatgtgtgcatgttctccctgtgttagtgtgggtttcctccaggtgcttcggtttccaccacagtctaaattcatgcgctataggggaactaatgaactaaattggccgaagtttatgagagtttgaatgagtgtgaatgggtgtttcctacTACTGGGTTGCAGGTAAAACTGTCatacattcatttgtttatttaattatttatttatttatttatttatttatttatttatttattcattcaattattaattaattaattaattcattcattcattcatttatttattcacttatttattcatttatttatttattcatttattcattaatctttttattaattcatttatttattcatttatttatatatttacttatttatttatttatttatttatttatttattcattcattcatttatttactaattcattcattcattcatttattcattcatttatttattcacttatttatgtattcatttatatatttactttatttattgattgatttattcattcatttactcattcatttattcattcattcattcattcattcattcattcattcattcattcatttactcattcatttatttatttattcacttatttatttatttatttatttatatatttacttcattcattcaatcattaattaattcattcattcgtttacttattcattcattcatttatttatttactcattcattcatttatttatttaattattttttattcatttatatatttactttattcattcattcattcatttgttcatttatttatttattcatttattcattcattcatttatttacttattcattcattcattcattcatttatttacttacttattaattcattcattcatttacttatttatttattaatttatctatttattcattcattcatttacttatttatttatttatttatttatttatttattcattcattcatttatatattttatttacgtCTATTTGGCCATTTGAAGAAATGCAGTTCACCAGATTTacaaaaatcaaattaaataaaatagtatttatttataatatgaatataattgaATTACAACTTTTATAAAGTATACATTTTTTGTAAACCTGATCAACCCCATTTTTGCAAATatcactaaaaataataataataaagtttaatcagattttatattttaatttatttaacatttttatatggcaaaatgtattgttttaaaacatgcaatatactgaaaaaataaaatattaacgtTTGTTATTTTGTGCTTCTAAACCTGACTGAAATGTACATGTTATAGCAGGActgttcaattagtttgtcatgggggccagttcatgaaaagcatcccagaTGAGGGGCCGGAGAGATCTGACTcgcaatatgagtgatgacacaacatatgctggataagttagcggttcattccattgtggtgaggCCTGATAAACAAGGGATTATGctgaacgaaaatgaatgaatgaatgtttgtattGTTCAGAAATAACTGCTTTCACCAACAGGAATTAGCTTTTCATTTGCTTACAAACAGCACATGTGCCTTTTTTGGGTATTCATTGGCAAAGTTGTTGCATTCGCAGTAGAAACTTTGCCTTTACTCTAGAATTGCTGGGTTCCCCTGAGAAACTTTGCATTCTGCTTTTTTTCGCTCCAGTAAATTTTGTTTCATTGCCCATTGTGCATTAATTCCATCTGTTAGCTCCATATGCGTGACGCAGCTCTGAGTGGCGCATGCAGTGTGCAACCCCCTTAAGTGTCCActattggcccgtttccactgagtggtacggtacggttcagtacgcttttatggctgcttccactttttcagcaccctttctaagggtaccaaaaggtggagctacacatgcagctgaactggttacagagatatgtcacaTGCCCGTGGAGCTAgccagaataaaaataaataaacctccATGTTTTGAATATACAGCCGAGGCATTACACcgtaatactatatgcatacAATAACACACCAtggttgacccgagctcaaacaaaccttgtcgttgtcttaaGCTGTATGACTTTACTGTAGACATATATTCGAaggagaatgacgtcgactgaaactttctgtcatacaccacgcccaccaaaagagtaccttTGGTAGTGggaacgcaagcctgataaaggtgacccgtatcgacccgaaccgtaccgtaccgtactgtaccactcagtggaaacgagccatatgTGTTGAGTAAGTGAACAGTATGTGTTGAGTATATTGCCAGACCTGGAGGCAGCAGGTGTTTGGTCTGGCTGTAGATCATGACGTATATCCCGGAGAACGGAGCGTCTCTGAGCAGTGTGGCTGTCAGGCCAGAGAACAGAGCCTTCGGTCCCTCCGTCCGAAACACAGACCGCAGCGCTCCAAACACACCGCTGTACCTGTAGCGGccgctctgaaacacacacacacacacacacacatggagatTTATTCATCTAGCAGACagttttatccaaagcaacttacaaatgagggtAGAAGATGCACTTGAGATCATCAAAGAGCAGAAGTATATAGATGCCAGCACAAGGCTAATGTCTCAGTGATATGTTTCAGTCCAGCACAGTATAGTGTGGTCCAGTATGGGTCACCCTGATCAGGCATTTCTACCACCAATGGGACCCTTTTTTGTAGACATGGTGCAAAACAGAATGTCGCAATCAACGTCATTCTTGCTTGAAAAATaaagccatgtcaccctgcagctcaagagcggttactcactgaagctaagcagggctgagcctggtcagtgtctggatgggagaccactagggaacactaggctgctgttggaagtggtgttagtgaggccagcagggggcgcccaacctgtggtctttgtctaatgccccagtatagtgacggggactctatactgtcagtgggcgccgtctttcggatgagatgttacactgaggtcctgactctctgtgctcattaaagatcccatggcacttctcgtatggagtaggggtgtaactctggtgtcctggccaaagtccctccatctacccttatgatcatggcctcacAATTAACTCCGatccaccgaattggctttatcactgtctctccactccaccaatagctggtgtgtggtgaagcactggcgctGGTGTCCTGTTTGTGAACTgcaaggtcccggaacagatcgggttAACGGATCCGGCATGTCACATAGGGAAAGAGGAGATGGGGGGTGgttggatggcggaggggtgttGCGGACgaaggacaaaagtgaagagcggggggttTGTCACGGATGAAGGTGAACAGCGGATGGGGGAGGAGGGGGATTTCAGAGATGCCGGACCCGGCACAACTGAAGCCctgcccctcatgattgtgaagcattttgggtgtatggccacacaCAGTAAATGacctatataaatacacattcgCATATCGCGCCTTAGTGAACTCAAGTCAGTAGACGTGTGGCAAGCTAACGGAATTAGAGAGAGAAACCGTTCGCGCTTTCCTCACATTTTTTGACGCCCTTGTAAACAACAATAGAGGACACAGATAGACGGCAGATGCTGTTCTTCTTCTTGGCATGTGGATGCTTGTCACAAGAAGACACCAAGGTTGGTTTAAGCTCCATGGCTCATTGCTGTTTGCCATTGCTCTATTATTACACAGCCATGTCTCAACTGTGTAATACAAAATGGCAATTCTCGTGTACaatgattctctgtaaaccaatggcGTTTAGCGGCGAGTCTAGCTCCACTTGGTCCTGTTCTGTTGTGCTAGGTACCACTTAGAAAGGGtgccaaaaagtggtatggtttgTTTTTTTGGTACCTTACGCAGTGGAAATAGACCTTAATGTTTATTTACTGAACCAGACTGTAACGCTCAATGCAAAATGGCCACAAGTTAGTTTAGCAGTATttgtactgttattattattattattgagtcaccagcaccgtggctcagtgggtagcactgtcgcctcacaccaagaagctcgctggtttgagtcctggctgggtacgttggcatttctgtgtggagtttgcaaattctcccagtgttggtgtgggtttcccccacaaatccaaacacatgcgctattgggggaattgattaactaaattgtctgtagtgtgtgagtgtgtgtgtatgggtgtttcccagtactgggttgcagctagaagggcatccgctccataaaacatatgctgggatagttgacggttcattccgagactaagtcgaaggaaatgaatgaatgaattattgagtCCTTGTAACAGAGTGTTTGTAGGacagtgtctggtgcatatggagaggaaagaGTGTGTGTCCTACAGGTTTGAGGTGTCCAGGGCACTCGCTAacatgaagcacactcagaataATAGAGTGTTTATTAAAAAGTGTCTGGTGCAGATGGAGAGGAAAGAGTGTGTCAGCTACAGGTGGTTTGTACGGCACACTCAGCATCACATGTTGTTTTCAAAAGTAGGGAAGTTTTATAATAGTGTCTGGTGCATACGGAGAGAAAAAGGGTGCATCCCagcatgaagcacactcagcattGCACAATatcctctaacacacacacacacacacacacaaactccctCACAGAGTATATCAGTGGCTCTTTTATTTGTCTACACACCTCGAAGCGTGTTTTGATGACGGTGACGGGCAGCATGAATACTCCAGCCACACATCTGGCTCCGGCTCCCAGCAGCACCGCCTGCAAGGGCCCCGGGGCCCCGCTTGAGAAGTAATGCTGCTTCAGAGTAAAATAGGTGCTGAAGTAGATCCCGACTCCTGGAATACAGCGCACGAACGACTGCGGAGAGACAGAAACAGACAGTATAATCAGAAGGACGCACACATTGTAGAGATATATCACACCTTAGGGTGACTATACATGCCATTTTTACAGGACGCATCCAGGGTTTGTACACTAAAAAAGGCTTGCTGTTAAATAAgttttgctcttaaatgtttaataacttttgatccgctgatccaatccatacaattcaaagattggcataaagaagagagttCCATTTACGGACCTTCgaaggctccggaatcagtgtggttacgtcatcacattttgacaacgctgatttgacaaagaaacgctcgtggcttgtgtctccggacaaaccagacatgatgcattagctctgtttccatccacctattttatgcgcattttgcaaacGCGCTTAAAAAaaccagttgatggaaacgccatgatgcgcataaattttgaaaatgcgcataaaaaacgtatgcgcctaactgggtaggataaactttttattcgataagaaaagatgcgcataaactgcgatggaaacacttttactgcacaaactccagcatgcgcattaaaaaaggtcatgggattttgttaaaagagatcatgtgatgcttaaaatgtgtgtgaatggacaaaacgtcaggctgagcacattataaaacatctgaaatgttgttttggtcattataaaacgccttaccatttcagtattagtgttattatattattaatgacctccagaatcaagagcgcctgtgctccgcgtctgacaccttcaaacgccactgtgcgctcactgcttgtcaggattgtcttctgaggcgcattcatttaggaaagattgatgcagcttctcctactgcagcaaatgcagtttttactgttgatatttggcgccagttaatcaggaagtgacgattttattcGCTTTGACTCTagatggaaacgatgcttcattcgcacaacttttatgcgataatccagttttgcgcataaagtttattcgcatttttggatggaaacgtaTTGATCCATTGTctctcctccatgcccagattggttcaaactcgctctctCTCAACCAATAATCATAGGTTTCGCTTTGTGGACCAGCAATCAGCTATTTGAACAACCTGGAATGAGAAATAGGCTGTACATTTACGCACGGCTAAATataacccccccaaaaaaatgttttgcatgaaataattctcatacaaagaacttttgcatgcacaacaacacaaaaacatgACACAGCAAAGACCAAGTGCTGGTCTTGCCGTTTTCAAAGGATGCAAATGACGGTGCGTCTGTTTGTCTGCAACGCAAAAGTTGAGATGCAGCAGGGTCAACACCATacgctggcacataaaacctaaggatgctccatattgaatctagtttagttatgtaaatatttatagtatagtaaatatttatatctattttttttactgaggattagcaccatgtttatttggacttttacgcattatttattattttcttattttttatttgttaattgtaaggggtgttgtttatggtaaatgaaaatatattatttggaaaaagtcaaacttGATTTAGTGTTCTGTCATTTTCTAACAatctttctgtttagttcattcccagaacttttgggcaaatacattgtcagtaaataaatgcactaGTTTTTTCCCACTGAAAAACGCCTTAGAaggtggatgtagacaaaatttattttggaagtataaaacatcatagcgtgtatttctaaagaaaaaaaacaaacttcatgaggttttgtttgtaataactagaaaatgccacttttttaaaaacccgttttcttaaaattctggaagattttctgtctgttcatgtGTTTCTGGACCAAAAAAagttttagactggacctttaaatgatacagattaaagcttcaggttctcctgtttcaaataatatatgacacttgaggctgactgctaaaataacaataaaactgcttaaaaatattaataatataggcCTACTAGGTGCCCacaaatacctctaggtctttaaagGTTAAAACATAGTAAAGATAGGAAGTGTATTtctgcgcgcacacacgcacgcacgcgcacacacacacacacacacacacacacacacacacacacacacacacacacacacacacacacacacacacacacacacacacacacacacacacacacacacacacacacacacacacacacacacactataatctgctctTTTACTCCACTGAACTTCATTTAAAAGCCAGAAACTCTTTAGCAAAGGTCTATCTGAAGGGTTAATGCTGAAAAAATGACAAATTCTAActctttccaacagggaaaaccagctaCAATCAAAAATGTATGACGATATGCATGAATAAAGGCTTTGCAATCAAacaatgtgattataatggaggtCAAAAACAGCCGAGAACATGATGAAAgcgtagtcaatttgaacaatacacaagggttgaATATCTTTTATGTCAAAAATCATGTTTCTGTTACATTTACTActctaaatatattaaaaaacacagttttttctTAATAATTTGCATTGTTAATTGTGATTGTTCAATTTCAAATGTGATTCTGTCAATAATAAAATGTTTCTGAACTCTCAGATTTGAGATTGTTGTACTGTAtatcagccaaatattgtcctgtcCTGTCCTAATAAACCCTACCTGAATGGAAAGCTTATCTATTCATCCTTCAAATGAATCAATCTCAACACTGATGACTGTtgtttgtggtccagggtcacatctGAATGTGTTACTCACCGGTGAGACGCCTCTCCACAGCCCGAGCAGCTTCTCCGTCCGCAGCACATTCACAAACACTGTGACCATCCCGACCCGTCCCGTCCTGaggcacagaaaacacacacgatAAGGCTCAGTTTAGTCAGACTGCACTGTGTGCGTCGGTCACAGCGTCCCATATGAGCACTGACCCAGGCTGGACGCCGCTGTGTAGGGTCTGCAGGCGTGTTTTCACCAGGTCCAACGGCTGGAAGAGCAGTGTGGAGCACGTCCCGCTCAGAGAACCACACATGAAGGCCTTCACCGCCGGATgagcctgaaacacacacacaaacacacacacacacacacacacacacacacacacacacacacacacacacacacacacacacacacactagtcagACTGATGATCATTTAAAGCAGAGGTGTCCAAATGGTTTTGTATGAAGGGCCAAGAACTAAATATCTTTGAGAGCCGCAGGCTGAAGGTAAATACACCAAactacactcagcggccactttattaggtacaccgtagtagtaccaggttggacccgccttttgcctttagaactgccttaatccttcgtggcaaagATTTAGCaatatactggaaatattcctcagagattttcctACATGTTTAcatgatttgtcggctgcacatccataattccaatctcccgctccaccacatcccaaaggtgctctattggattgagatttggtgactgtggaggccatttgagtacagtgaactcactgtcatgttcaagaaaccagtctgagatgattcacgctttatgacatgtgttatcctgctggaagtagccgtcagaagatggagacactgtgttcataaagggatggacatggtcagtaacaatactcaggtaggctgtggcgttgatgctcaaatGGTACTAATGTGCATAGCTGTATGACCACAAACAGAATGGAGAGCAGGAGGAGTCTGCTAAATTGTATTAACTAGCATtaaacccttttccccatctttctgaatgacacACCCACTGTTTACTCATTTCATATTACCTATCTTCAGGAACTGCGTcaaaatacgaaaaaaaaaaaaaaaaaaaaaaaaaacgatcgcAGCTACCGGTTCATGgggattttttggggggggggggggggggggtaaaatctatgtacaaattaattaaa
This portion of the Danio rerio strain Tuebingen ecotype United States chromosome 3, GRCz12tu, whole genome shotgun sequence genome encodes:
- the slc25a38a gene encoding mitochondrial glycine transporter A (The RefSeq protein has 6 substitutions compared to this genomic sequence) gives rise to the protein MEFSVAHPAVKAFMCGSLSGTCSTLLFQPLDLVKTRLQTLHSGVQPGTGRVGMVTVFVNVLRTEKLLGLWRGVSPSFVRCIPGVGIYFSTYFTLKQHYFSSGAPGPLQAVLLGAGARCVAGVFMLPVTVIKTRFESGRYRYSGVFGALRSVCQTEGPKALFSGLMATLLRDAPFSGIYVMIYSQTKNLLPPEISQSSYAPVANFSCGVLAGVLASVLTQPADVVKTHIQVSPDVFSRTSDVVRYIYKEHGLVGFFRGAVPRSLRRTMMAAMAWTVYEQLMAQMGLKS